The following coding sequences are from one Saccopteryx bilineata isolate mSacBil1 chromosome 3, mSacBil1_pri_phased_curated, whole genome shotgun sequence window:
- the NAPRT gene encoding nicotinate phosphoribosyltransferase isoform X1: MAEQDPQGRAAMRPLLTDLYHFTMALGYWRAGRAHDPAEFELFFRRCPFGGAFTLAAGLRECVCFLRAFHLCDADVQFLASALPSDTDPAFFEHLRALDCSGVTVRALPEGSLAFPGVPLLQVSGPLLVVQLLETPLLCLVSYASLIATNAARLRLIAGPEKRLLEMGLRRAQGPDGGLTASTYSYLGGFDASSNVLAGQLRGVPVAGTLAHSFVTSFSGTEVPPDPMLAPAVGPGPRVNLVACVEVWLKRVCAHLGLAVQDPHPGERAAFVAYALAFPRAFQGLLDSYSVRRSGLPNFLAVALALGELGYQAVGVRLDSGDLLQQAQELRRLFRTTAAQFQVPWLESVPIAVSNNIDEEELARLAQEGSEVNVIGIGTSVVTCPLQPSLGCVYKLVSVGGKPRMKLTEDPEKQTLPGSKAAFRLLGPDGSLLLDVLQLAEELPPQAGQELRVWPRGAQEPCTVRPARVEPLLRLWFQQGQLCEPLPSLAESRAFAQLSLSRLSPAHRRPEQPALYQVALSEKLQALVHRLSARTSL, encoded by the exons ATGGCGGAGCAGGACCCCCAGGGGCGCGCGGCCATGCGGCCGCTGCTCACCGACCTGTACCACTTTACCATGGCGCTGGGCTACTGGCGCGCGGGCCGGGCGCATGACCCAGCCGAGTTCGAGCTCTTCTTCCGCCGCTGCCCGTTCGGGGGTGCCTTCACCTTGGCCGCGGGGCTCCGCGAGTGCGTGTGCTTCCTGCGCGCCTTCCACCTGTGCGATGCAG ACGTGCAGTTCCTGGCCTCGGCATTGCCCTCAGACACTGACCCCGCGTTCTTCGAGCACCTCCGGGCCCTTGACTGCTCCGGGGTGACGGTGCGAGCCCTGCCCGAGGGCTCCCTTGCCTTCCCCGGC GTGCCGCTGCTGCAGGTGTCTGGGCCACTCCTCGTAGTGCAGCTGCTGGAGACGCCCCTCCTTTGCCTAGTCAGCTATGCCAG CCTCATCGCTACCAACGCGGCGCGGCTTCGCCTGATTGCGGGCCCGGAGAAGAGGCTGCTGGAGATGGGGTTAAGGCGCGCGCAGGGTCCTGATGGGGGCCTCACCGCCTCGACCTACAGCTACCTGGGGG GCTTCGATGCCAGCAGCAACGTGTTGGCAGGCCAGCTGAGGGGCGTGCCCGTGGCAGGAACCCTGGCACATTCCTTCGTCACTTCCTTTTCAGGCACTGAGGTGCCCCCTGACCCG ATGTTGGCTCCCGCTGTTGGTCCGGGCCCCAGGGTGAACCTGGTCGCCTGCGTGGAGGTGTGGCTGAAGCGCGTGtgtgcccacctggggctggcGGTGCAGGACCCACACCCAGGGGAGCGGGCAGCCTTTGTGGCCTATGCCCTGGCTTTCCCGCGAGCCTTCCAGGGCCTGCTGGACAGCTACAGTGTGAGGAG AAGCGGTCTTCCCAACTTCCTGGCTGTAGCCCTAGCCCTGGGGGAGCTAGGCTACCAGGCGGTGGGAGTCAGGCTGGACAGCGGGGACCTGCTGCAGCAGGCCCAGGAGCTCCGAAGGCTCTTCCGGACCACTGCGGCCCA GTTCCAGGTGCCCTGGCTGGAGTCGGTCCCCATCGCTGTCAGCAACAACATTGACGAGGAGGAGCTGGCCCGGCTGGCCCAGGag ggCAGTGAGGTGAACGTCATTGGCATTGGCACCAGCGTTGTCACCTGTCCCCTCCAGCCTTCCCTGGGCTGTGTCTATAAG CTGGTGTCCGTGGGGGGCAAGCCACGAATGAAGCTGACTGAGGACCCCGAGAAGCAGACCCTGCCTGGGAGCAAGGCTGCCTTCCGGCTCCTGGGCCCCGATG GGTCTTTGCTGTTGGATGTCCTGCAGTTGGCCGAGGAACTACCACCCCAGGCTGGCCAGGAACTGAGGGTCTGGCCTCGAGGCGCCCAGGAGCCCTGTACTGTGAGGCCAGCCCGTGTGGAGCCCCTCCTGCGACTCTGGTTCCAGCAGGGACAG CTGTGTGAGCCCCTCCCATCTCTGGCGGAGTCGAGAGCCTTTGCCCAGCTGTCCCTGAGCCGTCTGAGCCCTGCACACAGGCGGCCGGAGCAGCCCGCACTGTACCAG GTGGCGCTGTCTgagaagctgcaggccctggTGCACAGGCTGAGTGCCAGAACCTCCCTCTGA
- the NAPRT gene encoding nicotinate phosphoribosyltransferase isoform X2, with translation MAEQDPQGRAAMRPLLTDLYHFTMALGYWRAGRAHDPAEFELFFRRCPFGGAFTLAAGLRECVCFLRAFHLCDADVQFLASALPSDTDPAFFEHLRALDCSGVTVPLLQVSGPLLVVQLLETPLLCLVSYASLIATNAARLRLIAGPEKRLLEMGLRRAQGPDGGLTASTYSYLGGFDASSNVLAGQLRGVPVAGTLAHSFVTSFSGTEVPPDPMLAPAVGPGPRVNLVACVEVWLKRVCAHLGLAVQDPHPGERAAFVAYALAFPRAFQGLLDSYSVRRSGLPNFLAVALALGELGYQAVGVRLDSGDLLQQAQELRRLFRTTAAQFQVPWLESVPIAVSNNIDEEELARLAQEGSEVNVIGIGTSVVTCPLQPSLGCVYKLVSVGGKPRMKLTEDPEKQTLPGSKAAFRLLGPDGSLLLDVLQLAEELPPQAGQELRVWPRGAQEPCTVRPARVEPLLRLWFQQGQLCEPLPSLAESRAFAQLSLSRLSPAHRRPEQPALYQVALSEKLQALVHRLSARTSL, from the exons ATGGCGGAGCAGGACCCCCAGGGGCGCGCGGCCATGCGGCCGCTGCTCACCGACCTGTACCACTTTACCATGGCGCTGGGCTACTGGCGCGCGGGCCGGGCGCATGACCCAGCCGAGTTCGAGCTCTTCTTCCGCCGCTGCCCGTTCGGGGGTGCCTTCACCTTGGCCGCGGGGCTCCGCGAGTGCGTGTGCTTCCTGCGCGCCTTCCACCTGTGCGATGCAG ACGTGCAGTTCCTGGCCTCGGCATTGCCCTCAGACACTGACCCCGCGTTCTTCGAGCACCTCCGGGCCCTTGACTGCTCCGGGGTGACG GTGCCGCTGCTGCAGGTGTCTGGGCCACTCCTCGTAGTGCAGCTGCTGGAGACGCCCCTCCTTTGCCTAGTCAGCTATGCCAG CCTCATCGCTACCAACGCGGCGCGGCTTCGCCTGATTGCGGGCCCGGAGAAGAGGCTGCTGGAGATGGGGTTAAGGCGCGCGCAGGGTCCTGATGGGGGCCTCACCGCCTCGACCTACAGCTACCTGGGGG GCTTCGATGCCAGCAGCAACGTGTTGGCAGGCCAGCTGAGGGGCGTGCCCGTGGCAGGAACCCTGGCACATTCCTTCGTCACTTCCTTTTCAGGCACTGAGGTGCCCCCTGACCCG ATGTTGGCTCCCGCTGTTGGTCCGGGCCCCAGGGTGAACCTGGTCGCCTGCGTGGAGGTGTGGCTGAAGCGCGTGtgtgcccacctggggctggcGGTGCAGGACCCACACCCAGGGGAGCGGGCAGCCTTTGTGGCCTATGCCCTGGCTTTCCCGCGAGCCTTCCAGGGCCTGCTGGACAGCTACAGTGTGAGGAG AAGCGGTCTTCCCAACTTCCTGGCTGTAGCCCTAGCCCTGGGGGAGCTAGGCTACCAGGCGGTGGGAGTCAGGCTGGACAGCGGGGACCTGCTGCAGCAGGCCCAGGAGCTCCGAAGGCTCTTCCGGACCACTGCGGCCCA GTTCCAGGTGCCCTGGCTGGAGTCGGTCCCCATCGCTGTCAGCAACAACATTGACGAGGAGGAGCTGGCCCGGCTGGCCCAGGag ggCAGTGAGGTGAACGTCATTGGCATTGGCACCAGCGTTGTCACCTGTCCCCTCCAGCCTTCCCTGGGCTGTGTCTATAAG CTGGTGTCCGTGGGGGGCAAGCCACGAATGAAGCTGACTGAGGACCCCGAGAAGCAGACCCTGCCTGGGAGCAAGGCTGCCTTCCGGCTCCTGGGCCCCGATG GGTCTTTGCTGTTGGATGTCCTGCAGTTGGCCGAGGAACTACCACCCCAGGCTGGCCAGGAACTGAGGGTCTGGCCTCGAGGCGCCCAGGAGCCCTGTACTGTGAGGCCAGCCCGTGTGGAGCCCCTCCTGCGACTCTGGTTCCAGCAGGGACAG CTGTGTGAGCCCCTCCCATCTCTGGCGGAGTCGAGAGCCTTTGCCCAGCTGTCCCTGAGCCGTCTGAGCCCTGCACACAGGCGGCCGGAGCAGCCCGCACTGTACCAG GTGGCGCTGTCTgagaagctgcaggccctggTGCACAGGCTGAGTGCCAGAACCTCCCTCTGA
- the MROH6 gene encoding maestro heat-like repeat-containing protein family member 6 isoform X2, translated as MAGGVWGRARGGPVGALTLTALAEGIRTNQGQPVRPPSQGPQPEPELKPEAEPAAAPSPAQESDPKGPNQTLQSSWEKGTLSDLALYTAACLEEAGLTGTQATAFTLSSALEARGERLEDQVHALVLGLLAQVPSLAEGRPRQAALRVLSSLALEHSQDVVCALLPCSLPPDRAVAELWRSLSRNQRVNRQVLVQLLWALKGTAGPEQKALAAIRALGEMLSVSGCVGATRGFYPHLLLALVTQLHELAQGPHSLDSPRVWAPSDHGPPHSHASCAVEALKALLTGDGGRMVVTCMEQAGGWRRLAGHHTHLEGVLLLARLCSTNNTQRLTAMAFFTGLLQSGPTARLLQEEVILERLRAWQGDPDPTVRWLGLLGLGHLALNRGKVRHVKVLLPVLLGALGEGDVRLVGAALGALRRVLLQPQAPVRRLSTELGPYLPPLLDDARDSIRASAVGLLGTLVRRGRGGLRLGLRGPLRKLVLKSLVPLLLRLHDPSLDAAESSEWTLARCDGALRWGLLEEVVTVAHYDSPEALSCICRRLVQWYPNHVPSFLSQTQGYLRSPQDPLRRAAAVLIGFLVHHTSPSRINQDLLDSLFQDLGQLQSDPEPAVVAAAQVSSQQVGAGLSPVKAGGLSLAPHCTVVSSGTLQLRCTLGLVLDTGLQSTPSHQPPHTHTGHAYSPCKAHCPQTPLSAGSHHHHDGQVP; from the exons ATGGCTGGGGGCGTGTGGGGCCGGGCCCGGGGTGGTCCTGTGGGGGCCCTGACTCTGACGGCCCTGGCTGAAGGGATCCGGACCAACCAGGGACAGCCCGTGAGACCTCCTTCCCAGGGCCCTCAGCCTGAACCTGAGCTCAAACCCGAGGCAGAGCCGGCAGCTGCCCCATCCCCCGCCCAGGAGTCAGACCCCAAGGGACCCAATCAG ACCCTCCAGAGTTCCTGGGAGAAGGGCACCCTCTCTGACCTGGCACTGTACACAGCTGCCTGCCTGGAAGAGGCTGGCCTCACGGGGACTCAGGCAACCGCGTTCACCCTGTCTTCAGCACTGGAAGCCAGGGGCGAGCGGCTGGAGGACCAG GTGCACGCCCTGGTGCTCGGGCTGCTGGCACAGGTGCCCAGCCTGGCAGAGGGGAGGCCCCGGCAGGCGGCCCTGCGGGTGCTGAGCTCGTTGGCCCTGGAGCACTCACAGGACGTGGTGTGTGCATTGCTGCCCTGCTCACTGCCCCCTGACCG GGCGGTGGCTGAACTGTGGCGCAGTCTGAGCCGGAACCAGCGCGTGAACAGGCAGGTGCTGGTGCAGTTGCTGTGGGCGCTCAAGGGCACAGCTGGACCCGAGCAGAAGGCACTGGCA GCCATTCGTGCCCTTGGGGAGATGTTGTCTGTGTCCGGCTGTGTGGGTGCCACACGGGGCTTCTACCCACACCTCCTCCTGGCGCTGGTCACACAGCTGCATGAGCTGGCCCAGGGCCCACACTCCCTTGACTCCCCCAGAGTTTGGGCCCCATCTGACCATGGGCCACCGCACAGCCACGCCAG CTGTGCAGTGGAGGCCTTGAAGGCTCTGCTCACCGGGGACGGTGGCCGCATGGTGGTCACGTGCATGGAgcaggctggaggctggaggaggCTGGCGGGACACCACACCCACCTGGAGGGGGTCTTGCTGCTGGCCAG GCTGTGCAGCACCAACAACACTCAGCGTCTTACGGCTATGGCTTTCTTCACCGGG CTGTTGCAGAGCGGGCCCACTGCGCGTCTCCTGCAGGAGGAGGTCATCTTGGAGCGGCTCCGCGCCTGGCAGGGCGACCCCGACCCCACCGTGCGCTGGCTGGGCCTGCTTGGCCTCGGCCATCTGGCCCTGAACCGCGGGAAG GTGAGGCACGTGAAGGTGCTGCTGCCCGTGCTTCTGGGCGCGCTCGGTGAGGGCGATGTCCGACTTGTGGGCGCTGCGCTGGGCGCGCTACGGAGGGTCCTGCTGCAGCCTCAGGCTCCCGTCCGGCGCCTGAGCACTGAGCTGGGGCCGTACCTTCCGCCCCTGCTGGACGAC GCCCGGGACTCCATCCGCGCCTCGGCGGTCGGCCTTCTTGGGACGCTGGTGCGGCGGGGCCGGGGCGGGCTTCGGCTGGGACTCCGAGGCCCCCTGAGGAAGCTCGTGCTGAAGAGTTTGGTGCCGCTGCTTCTGCGCCTGCATGATCCCAGCTTGGATGCTGCAGAG AGTTCCGAGTGGACCCTCGCCCGCTGTGACGGAGCCCTGCGCTGGGGCCTGCTGGAGGAGGTGGTCACTGTGGCCCACTACGACAGCCCCGAGGCCCTCAGCTGCAtctgccgccgcctg GTTCAGTGGTACCCAAACCATGTGCCCAGCTTCCTGAGCCAGACCCAGGGCTACCTGAGGAGTCCACAGGACCCCCTCCGCCGGGCAGCTGCCGTGCTCATAG GCTTCCTTGTCCATCACACCAGCCCCAGCCGCATCAACCAGGACCTACTGGACTCCCTGTTCCAGG ACCTGGGGCAGCTGCAGAGCGACCCGGAGCCGGCTGTGGTCGCCGCTGCACAAGTATCCTCCCAGCAG GTGGGGGCTGGGCTCAGCCCTGTGAAGGCCGGGGGTCTGAGTCTCGCACCCCACTGCACTGTTGTCAGCTCTGGCACACTCCAGTTGAGATGCACCCTGGGCCTGGTGCTGGACACCGGTCTACAGTCTACGCCCTCCCACcaacccccacatacacacacaggccaCGCCTACAGCCCCTGCAAGGCCCACTGCCCACAGACTCCTCTCTCTGCAGGAAGTCACCACCACCATGATGGCCAAGTTCCCTAG
- the MROH6 gene encoding maestro heat-like repeat-containing protein family member 6 isoform X1 — protein MAGGVWGRARGGPVGALTLTALAEGIRTNQGQPVRPPSQGPQPEPELKPEAEPAAAPSPAQESDPKGPNQTLQSSWEKGTLSDLALYTAACLEEAGLTGTQATAFTLSSALEARGERLEDQVHALVLGLLAQVPSLAEGRPRQAALRVLSSLALEHSQDVVCALLPCSLPPDRAVAELWRSLSRNQRVNRQVLVQLLWALKGTAGPEQKALAAIRALGEMLSVSGCVGATRGFYPHLLLALVTQLHELAQGPHSLDSPRVWAPSDHGPPHSHASCAVEALKALLTGDGGRMVVTCMEQAGGWRRLAGHHTHLEGVLLLASAMVAHADHHLRGLFADLLPRLCSTNNTQRLTAMAFFTGLLQSGPTARLLQEEVILERLRAWQGDPDPTVRWLGLLGLGHLALNRGKVRHVKVLLPVLLGALGEGDVRLVGAALGALRRVLLQPQAPVRRLSTELGPYLPPLLDDARDSIRASAVGLLGTLVRRGRGGLRLGLRGPLRKLVLKSLVPLLLRLHDPSLDAAESSEWTLARCDGALRWGLLEEVVTVAHYDSPEALSCICRRLVQWYPNHVPSFLSQTQGYLRSPQDPLRRAAAVLIGFLVHHTSPSRINQDLLDSLFQDLGQLQSDPEPAVVAAAQVSSQQVGAGLSPVKAGGLSLAPHCTVVSSGTLQLRCTLGLVLDTGLQSTPSHQPPHTHTGHAYSPCKAHCPQTPLSAGSHHHHDGQVP, from the exons ATGGCTGGGGGCGTGTGGGGCCGGGCCCGGGGTGGTCCTGTGGGGGCCCTGACTCTGACGGCCCTGGCTGAAGGGATCCGGACCAACCAGGGACAGCCCGTGAGACCTCCTTCCCAGGGCCCTCAGCCTGAACCTGAGCTCAAACCCGAGGCAGAGCCGGCAGCTGCCCCATCCCCCGCCCAGGAGTCAGACCCCAAGGGACCCAATCAG ACCCTCCAGAGTTCCTGGGAGAAGGGCACCCTCTCTGACCTGGCACTGTACACAGCTGCCTGCCTGGAAGAGGCTGGCCTCACGGGGACTCAGGCAACCGCGTTCACCCTGTCTTCAGCACTGGAAGCCAGGGGCGAGCGGCTGGAGGACCAG GTGCACGCCCTGGTGCTCGGGCTGCTGGCACAGGTGCCCAGCCTGGCAGAGGGGAGGCCCCGGCAGGCGGCCCTGCGGGTGCTGAGCTCGTTGGCCCTGGAGCACTCACAGGACGTGGTGTGTGCATTGCTGCCCTGCTCACTGCCCCCTGACCG GGCGGTGGCTGAACTGTGGCGCAGTCTGAGCCGGAACCAGCGCGTGAACAGGCAGGTGCTGGTGCAGTTGCTGTGGGCGCTCAAGGGCACAGCTGGACCCGAGCAGAAGGCACTGGCA GCCATTCGTGCCCTTGGGGAGATGTTGTCTGTGTCCGGCTGTGTGGGTGCCACACGGGGCTTCTACCCACACCTCCTCCTGGCGCTGGTCACACAGCTGCATGAGCTGGCCCAGGGCCCACACTCCCTTGACTCCCCCAGAGTTTGGGCCCCATCTGACCATGGGCCACCGCACAGCCACGCCAG CTGTGCAGTGGAGGCCTTGAAGGCTCTGCTCACCGGGGACGGTGGCCGCATGGTGGTCACGTGCATGGAgcaggctggaggctggaggaggCTGGCGGGACACCACACCCACCTGGAGGGGGTCTTGCTGCTGGCCAG CGCCATGGTGGCCCATGCGGACCACCACCTGCGGGGCCTGTTTGCTGACTTGCTGCCCAGGCTGTGCAGCACCAACAACACTCAGCGTCTTACGGCTATGGCTTTCTTCACCGGG CTGTTGCAGAGCGGGCCCACTGCGCGTCTCCTGCAGGAGGAGGTCATCTTGGAGCGGCTCCGCGCCTGGCAGGGCGACCCCGACCCCACCGTGCGCTGGCTGGGCCTGCTTGGCCTCGGCCATCTGGCCCTGAACCGCGGGAAG GTGAGGCACGTGAAGGTGCTGCTGCCCGTGCTTCTGGGCGCGCTCGGTGAGGGCGATGTCCGACTTGTGGGCGCTGCGCTGGGCGCGCTACGGAGGGTCCTGCTGCAGCCTCAGGCTCCCGTCCGGCGCCTGAGCACTGAGCTGGGGCCGTACCTTCCGCCCCTGCTGGACGAC GCCCGGGACTCCATCCGCGCCTCGGCGGTCGGCCTTCTTGGGACGCTGGTGCGGCGGGGCCGGGGCGGGCTTCGGCTGGGACTCCGAGGCCCCCTGAGGAAGCTCGTGCTGAAGAGTTTGGTGCCGCTGCTTCTGCGCCTGCATGATCCCAGCTTGGATGCTGCAGAG AGTTCCGAGTGGACCCTCGCCCGCTGTGACGGAGCCCTGCGCTGGGGCCTGCTGGAGGAGGTGGTCACTGTGGCCCACTACGACAGCCCCGAGGCCCTCAGCTGCAtctgccgccgcctg GTTCAGTGGTACCCAAACCATGTGCCCAGCTTCCTGAGCCAGACCCAGGGCTACCTGAGGAGTCCACAGGACCCCCTCCGCCGGGCAGCTGCCGTGCTCATAG GCTTCCTTGTCCATCACACCAGCCCCAGCCGCATCAACCAGGACCTACTGGACTCCCTGTTCCAGG ACCTGGGGCAGCTGCAGAGCGACCCGGAGCCGGCTGTGGTCGCCGCTGCACAAGTATCCTCCCAGCAG GTGGGGGCTGGGCTCAGCCCTGTGAAGGCCGGGGGTCTGAGTCTCGCACCCCACTGCACTGTTGTCAGCTCTGGCACACTCCAGTTGAGATGCACCCTGGGCCTGGTGCTGGACACCGGTCTACAGTCTACGCCCTCCCACcaacccccacatacacacacaggccaCGCCTACAGCCCCTGCAAGGCCCACTGCCCACAGACTCCTCTCTCTGCAGGAAGTCACCACCACCATGATGGCCAAGTTCCCTAG
- the MROH6 gene encoding maestro heat-like repeat-containing protein family member 6 isoform X3, translating to MAGGVWGRARGGPVGALTLTALAEGIRTNQGQPVRPPSQGPQPEPELKPEAEPAAAPSPAQESDPKGPNQTLQSSWEKGTLSDLALYTAACLEEAGLTGTQATAFTLSSALEARGERLEDQVHALVLGLLAQVPSLAEGRPRQAALRVLSSLALEHSQDVVCALLPCSLPPDRAVAELWRSLSRNQRVNRQVLVQLLWALKGTAGPEQKALAAIRALGEMLSVSGCVGATRGFYPHLLLALVTQLHELAQGPHSLDSPRVWAPSDHGPPHSHASCAVEALKALLTGDGGRMVVTCMEQAGGWRRLAGHHTHLEGVLLLASAMVAHADHHLRGLFADLLPRLCSTNNTQRLTAMAFFTGLLQSGPTARLLQEEVILERLRAWQGDPDPTVRWLGLLGLGHLALNRGKVRHVKVLLPVLLGALGEGDVRLVGAALGALRRVLLQPQAPVRRLSTELGPYLPPLLDDARDSIRASAVGLLGTLVRRGRGGLRLGLRGPLRKLVLKSLVPLLLRLHDPSLDAAESSEWTLARCDGALRWGLLEEVVTVAHYDSPEALSCICRRLVQWYPNHVPSFLSQTQGYLRSPQDPLRRAAAVLIGFLVHHTSPSRINQDLLDSLFQDLGQLQSDPEPAVVAAAQVSSQQVTLLAQAQGSRWGLRFPRLLLRRPRPVRPPPVYPDSTFQRRSIAGRWGCS from the exons ATGGCTGGGGGCGTGTGGGGCCGGGCCCGGGGTGGTCCTGTGGGGGCCCTGACTCTGACGGCCCTGGCTGAAGGGATCCGGACCAACCAGGGACAGCCCGTGAGACCTCCTTCCCAGGGCCCTCAGCCTGAACCTGAGCTCAAACCCGAGGCAGAGCCGGCAGCTGCCCCATCCCCCGCCCAGGAGTCAGACCCCAAGGGACCCAATCAG ACCCTCCAGAGTTCCTGGGAGAAGGGCACCCTCTCTGACCTGGCACTGTACACAGCTGCCTGCCTGGAAGAGGCTGGCCTCACGGGGACTCAGGCAACCGCGTTCACCCTGTCTTCAGCACTGGAAGCCAGGGGCGAGCGGCTGGAGGACCAG GTGCACGCCCTGGTGCTCGGGCTGCTGGCACAGGTGCCCAGCCTGGCAGAGGGGAGGCCCCGGCAGGCGGCCCTGCGGGTGCTGAGCTCGTTGGCCCTGGAGCACTCACAGGACGTGGTGTGTGCATTGCTGCCCTGCTCACTGCCCCCTGACCG GGCGGTGGCTGAACTGTGGCGCAGTCTGAGCCGGAACCAGCGCGTGAACAGGCAGGTGCTGGTGCAGTTGCTGTGGGCGCTCAAGGGCACAGCTGGACCCGAGCAGAAGGCACTGGCA GCCATTCGTGCCCTTGGGGAGATGTTGTCTGTGTCCGGCTGTGTGGGTGCCACACGGGGCTTCTACCCACACCTCCTCCTGGCGCTGGTCACACAGCTGCATGAGCTGGCCCAGGGCCCACACTCCCTTGACTCCCCCAGAGTTTGGGCCCCATCTGACCATGGGCCACCGCACAGCCACGCCAG CTGTGCAGTGGAGGCCTTGAAGGCTCTGCTCACCGGGGACGGTGGCCGCATGGTGGTCACGTGCATGGAgcaggctggaggctggaggaggCTGGCGGGACACCACACCCACCTGGAGGGGGTCTTGCTGCTGGCCAG CGCCATGGTGGCCCATGCGGACCACCACCTGCGGGGCCTGTTTGCTGACTTGCTGCCCAGGCTGTGCAGCACCAACAACACTCAGCGTCTTACGGCTATGGCTTTCTTCACCGGG CTGTTGCAGAGCGGGCCCACTGCGCGTCTCCTGCAGGAGGAGGTCATCTTGGAGCGGCTCCGCGCCTGGCAGGGCGACCCCGACCCCACCGTGCGCTGGCTGGGCCTGCTTGGCCTCGGCCATCTGGCCCTGAACCGCGGGAAG GTGAGGCACGTGAAGGTGCTGCTGCCCGTGCTTCTGGGCGCGCTCGGTGAGGGCGATGTCCGACTTGTGGGCGCTGCGCTGGGCGCGCTACGGAGGGTCCTGCTGCAGCCTCAGGCTCCCGTCCGGCGCCTGAGCACTGAGCTGGGGCCGTACCTTCCGCCCCTGCTGGACGAC GCCCGGGACTCCATCCGCGCCTCGGCGGTCGGCCTTCTTGGGACGCTGGTGCGGCGGGGCCGGGGCGGGCTTCGGCTGGGACTCCGAGGCCCCCTGAGGAAGCTCGTGCTGAAGAGTTTGGTGCCGCTGCTTCTGCGCCTGCATGATCCCAGCTTGGATGCTGCAGAG AGTTCCGAGTGGACCCTCGCCCGCTGTGACGGAGCCCTGCGCTGGGGCCTGCTGGAGGAGGTGGTCACTGTGGCCCACTACGACAGCCCCGAGGCCCTCAGCTGCAtctgccgccgcctg GTTCAGTGGTACCCAAACCATGTGCCCAGCTTCCTGAGCCAGACCCAGGGCTACCTGAGGAGTCCACAGGACCCCCTCCGCCGGGCAGCTGCCGTGCTCATAG GCTTCCTTGTCCATCACACCAGCCCCAGCCGCATCAACCAGGACCTACTGGACTCCCTGTTCCAGG ACCTGGGGCAGCTGCAGAGCGACCCGGAGCCGGCTGTGGTCGCCGCTGCACAAGTATCCTCCCAGCAGGTGACGCTGCTGGCCCAAGCGCAAGGCAGTCGGTGGGGCCTGCGCTTTCCCCGCCTCCTCCTGCGGCGGCCCCGCCCAGTCCGGCCCCCGCCCGTCTACCCGGACAGCACCTTCCAGCGCCGGAGCATTGCAGGCCGGTGGGGCTGTTCCTGA